From Kangiella sp. TOML190, one genomic window encodes:
- a CDS encoding glycosyltransferase family 2 protein translates to MSENLKQKLKTFGLFFGLYSATMAIFYLALTASESPISSLDGTRLVLFMMVLPLLIKLVLQLVSAIWYSYKEKHHLVQEHTNPKVSVLLPAWNEEVGIVKTMMSVLNSNYQNLQLVVINDGSTDKTDSLVRQFIAQYEPEPDTREIKYLSLPNGGKAKALNEGLELADGEIVITVDADCVMDPDAVENFVQRFNDPYVGAVAGNVIIGNRKKPIELIQQLEYVCGFFFKRADSVFNSVYIIGGAAAAYRRKVLVDLKGFDPELITEDVEMSMRILGHGYKTRYAHNAVIYTEGPSDWKGLCNQRLRWKYGRILTYLRHKELFFSKHHQNPYLSWVILPLAVYSEILLLLQGLLLTFFFAYTFISSDYLPLAIMILFSTVMVTGQILTDSKKDFHSNLLGLAPIAWLLLYAIDFVEFQALVRSLKRLFKRESLKWQKWSRIGIGQQTAKQTI, encoded by the coding sequence ATGAGTGAAAATTTGAAACAGAAGCTAAAGACTTTTGGGTTGTTTTTTGGCCTATATTCAGCAACCATGGCTATTTTTTATTTAGCCCTGACCGCTAGTGAATCACCTATTAGTAGCCTTGATGGTACTCGGTTAGTACTTTTTATGATGGTGCTACCCTTACTTATCAAGCTGGTGTTACAGCTGGTGTCGGCAATATGGTACAGCTATAAAGAAAAGCATCATTTGGTGCAAGAACACACCAACCCTAAAGTAAGTGTTTTGTTACCGGCCTGGAACGAAGAAGTGGGTATTGTTAAAACCATGATGTCGGTTCTAAATTCAAACTATCAAAATTTGCAGTTGGTGGTGATCAACGACGGTTCAACTGACAAGACTGACAGCTTGGTGCGCCAATTTATTGCGCAATACGAGCCAGAGCCTGATACGCGTGAAATCAAATATTTATCGCTACCCAATGGTGGTAAAGCGAAAGCTCTAAATGAAGGTTTGGAGTTGGCGGATGGCGAGATCGTTATTACGGTTGATGCCGACTGTGTGATGGATCCTGACGCGGTGGAAAATTTCGTTCAACGTTTTAACGATCCTTATGTAGGCGCTGTTGCTGGTAATGTGATTATTGGAAATCGCAAAAAGCCCATCGAGCTCATTCAGCAGCTAGAGTACGTCTGCGGCTTTTTCTTCAAGCGTGCCGATTCGGTGTTTAACTCTGTGTATATTATTGGCGGTGCAGCCGCCGCTTACCGTAGAAAGGTATTGGTGGATCTAAAAGGTTTTGACCCAGAGTTGATTACTGAAGATGTAGAAATGTCGATGCGCATTTTAGGTCATGGCTACAAAACTCGCTATGCGCACAACGCGGTAATTTATACCGAAGGCCCGTCGGATTGGAAAGGTTTGTGTAATCAGCGTTTGCGCTGGAAATATGGTCGTATTTTGACTTATCTAAGGCATAAGGAATTATTTTTTAGTAAACACCATCAAAATCCTTATTTATCCTGGGTGATCCTGCCGTTAGCTGTGTATTCTGAAATCTTATTGCTCTTGCAGGGACTCTTATTGACCTTCTTCTTTGCTTATACTTTTATTAGCAGCGACTATTTGCCCCTTGCCATTATGATTCTGTTCTCAACGGTGATGGTTACCGGCCAGATCTTGACCGATTCAAAAAAAGATTTTCATAGCAACTTGCTGGGCCTAGCGCCAATTGCTTGGTTGTTGCTGTACGCTATTGATTTTGTCGAGTTTCAGGCTTTGGTTCGAAGCCTAAAGCGTCTGTTCAAACGCGAATCGCTGAAATGGCAAAAGTGGAGTCGAATCGGAATTGGTCAACAAACGGCTAAGCAAACGATTTAA
- a CDS encoding M20/M25/M40 family metallo-hydrolase produces MKLASFAFTILALFHTPLATFAQAPSLDAEDIKIAEQLRDEALKSSKGYAIVESLTTEVGPRMAGTPGDAAAVKWGEAKLKELGFDKVWKEPVTFPTWKRGVETAEVISPYPQPLVITALGFSIGTAAEGLTAEIKAYETLEDLKNAPDNDAKGKIVFIKYKMKKARDGSGYGPAVSARGSGAVEAAKKGAVGILIRSIGTDSHRMAHTGMMRYADDVVRIPAAALSAPDADLLENMLKRGKPVEVKMTLGARDGQEYTSYNVIGEITGSEKPEEYVLIGGHLDSWDLGTGALDDGAGVAITTAAAELIARLPQRPKRSIRVIMWANEEQGLVGAKAYAEAHKNDLNNIITGAESDFGAGKIWRIDSRVKADALPVAKKIAEIMEPLGISYGNNRAGGGPDLIPLRQLGVSVFSLRQDGTDYFDYHHTPDDTLDKIDKAALDQNTAAYVVLAYLSAQMDGDFGTDIE; encoded by the coding sequence ATGAAACTCGCTAGCTTTGCTTTTACCATTTTGGCTTTATTTCACACCCCATTGGCAACCTTTGCTCAAGCTCCTAGCTTGGATGCTGAAGATATAAAAATTGCCGAGCAGCTTCGAGATGAAGCGTTAAAAAGCTCCAAAGGTTACGCCATTGTAGAGTCCTTAACCACTGAAGTGGGGCCAAGAATGGCGGGAACACCTGGCGATGCCGCCGCAGTCAAGTGGGGCGAAGCGAAACTCAAAGAATTAGGCTTTGATAAGGTTTGGAAAGAGCCGGTGACCTTTCCGACTTGGAAGCGCGGAGTGGAAACTGCTGAAGTGATTTCGCCCTATCCGCAGCCACTGGTAATCACTGCTTTGGGCTTTAGTATTGGTACTGCTGCCGAAGGGTTAACTGCTGAAATTAAGGCTTATGAAACTTTAGAGGATTTAAAAAATGCGCCCGATAATGATGCTAAAGGCAAAATTGTTTTTATTAAGTACAAGATGAAAAAAGCGCGTGATGGCTCTGGCTATGGTCCCGCGGTTTCGGCGCGCGGTTCTGGCGCAGTTGAAGCTGCCAAAAAAGGCGCGGTGGGCATTTTAATCCGCTCGATTGGTACTGATTCACATCGAATGGCGCACACTGGCATGATGCGCTATGCCGATGATGTAGTTCGCATTCCTGCGGCGGCATTGTCTGCGCCTGATGCGGATTTATTGGAAAATATGCTTAAGCGCGGCAAGCCAGTAGAAGTCAAAATGACTCTGGGAGCGCGTGATGGCCAAGAATACACCTCCTATAACGTGATTGGCGAAATTACCGGTTCTGAAAAGCCGGAAGAGTATGTGCTTATTGGTGGCCATTTAGATTCTTGGGATTTGGGAACGGGTGCGCTTGATGATGGCGCTGGGGTTGCCATTACTACCGCCGCGGCGGAGTTGATCGCGCGGCTACCGCAACGACCAAAACGCTCCATTCGAGTCATTATGTGGGCAAACGAAGAGCAAGGCTTGGTAGGAGCAAAGGCCTATGCCGAAGCGCATAAAAATGATTTAAACAATATTATTACCGGCGCTGAGTCTGATTTTGGAGCTGGCAAAATCTGGCGCATCGACTCGCGAGTAAAAGCCGATGCTCTGCCGGTGGCTAAGAAAATTGCCGAGATCATGGAGCCATTAGGTATTTCTTATGGCAATAACCGAGCTGGTGGTGGACCCGATCTGATTCCTTTACGCCAATTGGGGGTTTCGGTATTTTCTTTACGCCAAGACGGTACCGATTATTTCGATTACCACCATACGCCAGACGATACACTGGATAAAATTGATAAAGCAGCGCTTGACCAAAACACCGCAGCTTATGTGGTGCTAGCTTACTTAAGCGCGCAGATGGATGGCGATTTTGGAACGGATATCGAGTAA
- a CDS encoding glutathione peroxidase has translation MSTIYDYSAVLNNGKEISLSEYQGKVLLVVNTASACGFTPQYKGLQELYTKYQEQGFEILAFPCNQFKNQEKGSDEEIKNFCDLNFNISFPLFSKVDVNGDDTHPAFAYLKDNARGFFGSTNIKWNFTKFLVGKDGKVVKRFATVTKPQKLESAIERELAK, from the coding sequence ATGTCTACCATATACGATTACTCGGCGGTTTTAAATAACGGTAAAGAAATTTCTTTAAGCGAATACCAAGGTAAAGTGTTACTAGTTGTAAATACTGCCAGCGCCTGCGGTTTTACGCCACAATATAAGGGTTTGCAGGAACTATATACTAAATACCAAGAGCAAGGGTTTGAGATCTTAGCGTTTCCCTGCAACCAGTTTAAGAATCAAGAAAAAGGCTCCGATGAGGAAATTAAAAACTTTTGTGATCTGAACTTTAATATTTCCTTTCCACTCTTTTCAAAGGTTGATGTCAATGGCGATGACACCCACCCTGCTTTTGCTTACTTAAAAGACAATGCGCGCGGTTTTTTTGGCAGCACCAACATCAAGTGGAACTTTACGAAATTTTTAGTGGGCAAGGATGGTAAAGTCGTCAAACGCTTCGCCACTGTGACTAAACCACAAAAACTAGAAAGTGCGATTGAGCGAGAATTAGCAAAATAA
- a CDS encoding NAD(P)-dependent oxidoreductase → MPNINNTQLKDKVVIITGASRGIGREIALTCAKAGAIVIIAAKSAEPHPKLPGTIHSVAKEIEDLGGRAVPVQIDVRDEKAIKKLCNTIAEEFGGIDIVVNNAGAISLTKVEDTSPVRYDLMQQINSRAVYVFAHYALPYLKRSDNPHILSLSPPINMNIQWLKDYSPYTLSKYGMSLLSKGMAEEFKEYGIAVNTLWPQTYIATAAIEFAVGNKEMLNYARTPAIMADAAKVILTHPSQNYTGLWLIDEEVLKAAGETDFSKYAYNPEFEAHIKKDLFLD, encoded by the coding sequence ATGCCCAACATAAACAACACCCAATTAAAAGACAAAGTCGTTATCATCACTGGCGCTAGCCGCGGCATTGGTCGTGAAATTGCGCTTACCTGTGCTAAAGCAGGCGCTATCGTGATTATTGCGGCAAAATCTGCCGAGCCGCATCCCAAACTTCCCGGTACTATCCATAGCGTTGCCAAGGAGATCGAAGATTTAGGTGGTCGCGCAGTTCCTGTCCAAATTGATGTACGCGATGAAAAAGCCATTAAAAAACTTTGTAACACTATAGCCGAAGAATTTGGCGGTATTGATATCGTTGTGAATAACGCAGGGGCTATTAGCCTGACTAAAGTAGAAGATACCTCACCGGTGCGTTATGACTTGATGCAACAGATCAACTCGCGCGCGGTTTATGTCTTTGCTCATTACGCTTTGCCTTATCTTAAACGTTCGGATAACCCGCATATTTTAAGTTTGTCGCCGCCCATCAATATGAATATCCAATGGCTCAAGGACTACTCGCCTTACACCCTATCGAAGTATGGTATGAGCTTGCTATCCAAAGGTATGGCTGAAGAATTTAAAGAGTACGGTATTGCGGTCAATACCCTATGGCCACAAACCTACATCGCCACCGCCGCGATTGAGTTTGCCGTAGGCAATAAAGAAATGCTCAATTACGCTCGAACACCCGCCATTATGGCAGACGCGGCCAAGGTAATATTAACCCACCCCAGCCAAAACTATACCGGCTTATGGTTAATTGATGAAGAAGTGTTAAAAGCTGCCGGGGAAACTGATTTCTCGAAGTATGCTTATAACCCAGAGTTTGAGGCGCATATTAAAAAGGACTTGTTTTTGGATTAG
- the acpS gene encoding holo-ACP synthase has protein sequence MMIFGIGTDIISLERIEQSLERNGDKFAQRILSESELIKYQEISEKHPKSKVAFLAKKFAAKEAISKALGTGMRKGIDFVQLSISHDVLGKPVVTLTGKAEQWAKQNYIQKVQVTISDEKHYAVAFAVAECS, from the coding sequence ATCATGATTTTTGGCATTGGTACCGACATTATTTCTTTAGAGCGGATAGAACAATCGCTTGAGCGTAATGGTGATAAATTTGCACAGCGGATCTTGTCAGAGTCAGAGTTGATAAAATACCAAGAAATATCCGAAAAACATCCCAAAAGCAAAGTCGCTTTTTTAGCTAAAAAATTTGCCGCCAAAGAAGCGATTTCCAAAGCGCTCGGTACCGGAATGCGCAAAGGCATTGATTTTGTTCAGCTGTCGATTTCGCATGATGTTTTGGGTAAACCGGTAGTGACGTTAACCGGTAAAGCTGAACAATGGGCTAAGCAAAATTATATCCAAAAAGTGCAAGTTACTATTTCCGATGAAAAACATTATGCCGTGGCTTTTGCCGTAGCGGAGTGTTCGTGA
- the pdxJ gene encoding pyridoxine 5'-phosphate synthase — protein sequence MTPINHFQPILLGVNIDHIATLRNARGTQYPDPVQAAFNAEQNGADGITIHLREDRRHITDRDVEQLASTIQTRMNLEMAVTDEMLAIAEKTKPAYVCLVPEKREELTTEGGLDVKGQESKIKEACHRMAEAGIKVSLFIDANQKQIDAAARTGAEYIELHTGEYADAKSEQMQQEELVRIQQGVTHAVSEGLLVNAGHGLHYHNVQPIAAIKDIIELNIGHAIIGRAVLSGLDKAVSDMKKLMIEARQWAYQD from the coding sequence ATGACGCCCATCAACCACTTCCAGCCTATTTTACTTGGGGTCAATATCGACCACATTGCTACTCTGCGCAATGCGCGTGGTACCCAATACCCTGATCCGGTGCAAGCCGCTTTTAACGCTGAGCAAAATGGCGCCGACGGGATCACCATTCATCTGCGCGAAGACCGTCGCCATATTACTGATCGCGATGTCGAGCAGCTTGCCAGTACCATTCAAACGCGGATGAATTTGGAAATGGCTGTGACGGATGAAATGCTTGCCATTGCCGAGAAAACAAAGCCGGCTTACGTTTGCCTAGTGCCAGAAAAACGCGAAGAGTTGACTACCGAAGGCGGCTTGGACGTTAAAGGTCAGGAATCAAAAATTAAAGAGGCTTGCCATCGAATGGCGGAAGCAGGGATAAAAGTATCGCTATTTATTGATGCCAATCAAAAGCAAATTGACGCCGCCGCCCGAACGGGCGCTGAATATATTGAACTGCATACCGGCGAATATGCCGATGCGAAAAGCGAGCAAATGCAACAAGAAGAATTAGTCAGAATCCAACAGGGCGTAACTCATGCCGTTAGCGAAGGACTGTTGGTCAATGCCGGTCACGGTTTGCATTATCATAATGTGCAGCCGATTGCAGCAATCAAAGACATTATCGAACTTAATATTGGTCATGCCATTATTGGCCGAGCGGTTTTATCGGGCTTAGATAAAGCGGTTTCTGATATGAAAAAACTGATGATCGAAGCGCGCCAATGGGCTTATCAAGACTAG
- the recO gene encoding DNA repair protein RecO: MSKDTLTPAFILHTRPFKETSLLVEAFTLEEGRVSLVAKGARSASNKNQKRALLQPFYPLSISWLGRANLKTLKQLDSCGLPFQLNGINNLCGLYLNELLLKLLIQWDPHLELFEVYQQTLELLQSSDSPQILLREFELYLLDELGYAIDWTADIHGDLIDEKQEYSYIPQQGFAIESLKRGLLIKGDLINAVAQRQWQHKGSVAIARTVNKHIIDHILDGKELNSRKLLQQTLALQA, encoded by the coding sequence ATGTCAAAAGATACTCTAACTCCAGCTTTTATTCTGCATACACGACCTTTTAAGGAAACCAGTTTGTTGGTGGAAGCTTTTACGTTGGAGGAAGGACGGGTGAGCTTAGTGGCTAAAGGAGCGCGTTCGGCCTCGAACAAGAACCAAAAGCGTGCTTTGCTGCAACCCTTTTATCCCTTATCCATCAGTTGGTTAGGGCGCGCAAATTTAAAAACACTAAAGCAGCTGGATAGTTGCGGATTACCGTTTCAGTTAAACGGTATCAACAATCTTTGCGGGCTTTATCTGAACGAGTTACTGCTAAAACTACTGATTCAATGGGATCCACACCTAGAGCTGTTCGAAGTGTATCAACAAACGCTAGAATTATTACAAAGCAGCGATAGCCCGCAAATCCTATTGCGTGAGTTTGAACTGTATTTGCTCGATGAGCTGGGTTATGCCATCGACTGGACGGCGGATATCCATGGCGACTTAATCGATGAAAAACAGGAGTACTCTTATATTCCGCAGCAAGGCTTTGCTATTGAGTCATTAAAGCGCGGCTTGTTAATCAAAGGCGATTTAATTAACGCAGTGGCACAGCGTCAGTGGCAACACAAGGGTAGCGTTGCTATAGCCAGAACCGTCAACAAGCATATTATCGATCACATTCTGGATGGCAAGGAGCTTAATAGTCGTAAACTTTTGCAACAAACGCTTGCACTTCAAGCCTAA
- the era gene encoding GTPase Era: MSTDTNPDFRCGYVAVLGRPNVGKSTLMNHILGQKVSITSRKPQTTRHRVLGIYTDEDAQILFVDTPGIHKKEARTINRYMNRAAASSVDYVDIIIFVVDGTVWNEDDELVLEKLKQYQGKTILFVNKVDKVKDKEELLPHLQTLGEKHNFDVVFPGSALKGDNLEPLVQALKDWLPQGDLFYPEDYITDRSSRFMAAELVREKLMRTLGDEIPYSSTVEIEQFKQQDNGVLHINALILVERNSQKSIIIGKQGARLKQIGKDARLDMEEQFGQKVFLEIWVKVKDGWADDERALRSLGYEDL; the protein is encoded by the coding sequence ATGAGCACTGACACTAATCCTGATTTTCGTTGCGGCTATGTAGCGGTTTTAGGCCGTCCGAATGTGGGAAAGTCTACTTTGATGAACCATATTTTAGGGCAAAAAGTCAGTATTACCTCGCGCAAGCCTCAGACTACCCGTCATCGGGTATTAGGGATTTATACCGACGAGGATGCGCAGATCCTATTTGTCGATACGCCGGGTATTCATAAAAAAGAAGCGCGCACCATTAACCGTTATATGAATCGAGCCGCCGCTAGTTCGGTGGATTATGTGGATATCATTATTTTTGTGGTCGATGGTACCGTGTGGAATGAAGATGATGAATTAGTGCTGGAAAAGTTAAAGCAATATCAAGGCAAAACCATTTTATTTGTTAACAAAGTCGATAAGGTTAAGGACAAAGAAGAATTATTGCCGCACTTGCAAACGCTCGGTGAAAAGCATAATTTTGATGTGGTATTTCCGGGCTCTGCACTAAAAGGTGATAATTTAGAACCGCTAGTGCAAGCCTTAAAAGACTGGTTACCGCAAGGGGATTTGTTTTACCCAGAAGATTACATTACCGATCGTAGCTCACGTTTTATGGCGGCGGAATTGGTTCGGGAAAAATTAATGCGCACTTTGGGCGATGAAATTCCTTATTCTTCCACTGTCGAGATTGAGCAGTTTAAGCAGCAAGATAATGGCGTTTTGCATATTAATGCATTGATTTTGGTAGAGCGCAATAGCCAGAAATCCATTATTATTGGTAAGCAAGGCGCGCGCCTTAAGCAAATTGGTAAAGATGCACGCCTAGATATGGAAGAGCAGTTTGGGCAAAAAGTATTTTTAGAAATCTGGGTGAAAGTGAAAGATGGTTGGGCGGATGATGAGCGAGCGCTGCGATCCCTTGGTTACGAAGACCTATAA
- the rnc gene encoding ribonuclease III, producing MPNKKSLQERLLRRLDYQFSNPKLFKQALTHRSASGAHNERLEFLGDAILGMVIAEALYQKFPKMDEGKLSRFRSSLVKGKTLSVIAKEIELGDCLYLGEGELKTGGYRRGSILADAFEALLGAIYLDSGFATAKDLILKLYYSRIDDISAETVVKDPKTRLQEWLQSRKAELPQYQLLEVSGEAHQQHFEVSCQIAFNGETITQGDGSSRRNAEQAAAEKMLNLLLDLQKG from the coding sequence ATGCCTAATAAGAAAAGTCTGCAAGAGCGCTTATTAAGACGTCTTGATTATCAATTTTCCAACCCCAAACTATTTAAACAGGCGCTTACTCATCGTAGTGCTTCTGGCGCTCATAATGAACGTCTGGAGTTTTTGGGCGATGCCATTTTAGGTATGGTGATTGCCGAGGCGCTGTATCAAAAGTTTCCTAAAATGGATGAAGGCAAGCTCAGTCGCTTTCGTTCAAGTTTGGTCAAAGGTAAAACCTTATCGGTGATCGCCAAAGAAATTGAATTGGGTGACTGTCTTTATTTAGGCGAAGGGGAGCTAAAAACTGGCGGTTATCGCCGTGGTTCCATTTTAGCCGATGCTTTCGAGGCCTTATTAGGCGCTATCTATTTAGACTCAGGGTTTGCAACCGCCAAAGACTTGATTCTCAAGTTATATTATTCCCGAATTGATGACATTTCTGCCGAAACGGTAGTCAAGGACCCAAAAACTCGTTTACAAGAGTGGTTACAATCTCGCAAAGCGGAGCTTCCACAGTACCAGCTGCTTGAAGTATCTGGCGAAGCGCATCAGCAGCACTTTGAAGTCAGCTGTCAGATAGCTTTTAACGGTGAAACCATTACTCAAGGTGATGGCTCAAGTCGTCGTAATGCTGAACAAGCTGCCGCCGAAAAAATGCTAAACTTATTGCTGGATCTCCAAAAAGGCTAA
- a CDS encoding DUF4845 domain-containing protein, translating into MIKELQQIGITGGKLMLNKNLSMKQKIQGATAAGWLIIVMVVLFFIYITIKLVPVYMEYGSVKSSMTSLYEQKVAGETNKKIKSLLQNRFNINSIDSVKGEDATIKDTANGKVIVIKYDKKVSLFGNVSALVEFEHEQPLQ; encoded by the coding sequence TTGATTAAGGAATTACAGCAAATAGGAATAACTGGGGGCAAGTTAATGTTAAATAAAAACTTATCAATGAAACAAAAAATACAGGGTGCAACGGCAGCGGGTTGGTTGATTATCGTTATGGTGGTGTTATTTTTTATCTATATTACCATCAAGTTAGTACCTGTTTATATGGAATATGGCAGTGTAAAAAGTTCTATGACTTCTTTATATGAGCAAAAGGTGGCAGGCGAAACTAATAAAAAAATTAAAAGTTTACTCCAAAATAGATTCAATATTAATAGTATCGATTCTGTTAAAGGAGAAGATGCCACCATTAAAGACACCGCCAACGGTAAAGTGATTGTTATTAAATATGACAAGAAAGTTTCTTTATTTGGCAATGTCAGCGCTTTAGTAGAGTTTGAACACGAACAGCCTCTGCAATAA
- the lepB gene encoding signal peptidase I, which translates to MIYYDFGFYLTIGAVVTGVIALIDKLKWSKEREAKGREYDEKGHEVLPFAIDISRSMFPIIFGVLILRSFLYEPYRIPSGSMNPGLYDGDFILVNKYAYGIRLPVTNTQIIPVGEPQRGDVIVFHPPNLDDPTKAIQPAYIKRLYGLPGDTLTWNRGILTIETKCLPEQKCEKFVIKPELVSTEVPELVDQSRYQFDLYQQDVLGNQHELLFVDKKYRGGAHDQQWQVTLPEGKYFAMGDHRDNSRDARAWYEENSQAFIDREAIIGRAAAKWLFMTFTDEPVLFGWHLPKGISFGRVGAID; encoded by the coding sequence ATGATTTATTACGATTTTGGATTTTATTTAACGATTGGTGCTGTGGTCACAGGGGTTATTGCGCTGATTGATAAGTTAAAATGGAGCAAAGAGCGCGAAGCTAAAGGCCGTGAATACGATGAAAAAGGTCATGAGGTTTTACCTTTTGCCATTGATATTTCTCGCTCCATGTTTCCGATTATTTTCGGTGTTTTGATTTTACGCTCTTTTTTGTATGAGCCTTACCGGATCCCATCGGGTAGTATGAATCCAGGCTTGTACGATGGTGATTTTATTCTGGTCAATAAATACGCTTACGGCATTCGCCTGCCGGTGACTAACACCCAGATTATTCCTGTTGGTGAGCCGCAGCGTGGTGATGTGATTGTGTTCCATCCGCCAAATCTGGATGATCCAACTAAAGCCATTCAGCCCGCCTATATTAAGCGTTTGTACGGCTTGCCGGGCGATACGCTAACTTGGAATCGCGGTATCTTAACCATTGAAACTAAATGTTTGCCTGAGCAAAAATGCGAAAAGTTTGTGATTAAGCCAGAGTTGGTGTCAACAGAAGTGCCTGAGTTGGTTGACCAATCGCGCTATCAATTTGATTTATATCAGCAAGATGTGTTGGGTAACCAGCATGAGCTGTTGTTTGTGGACAAAAAGTACCGTGGTGGAGCTCACGATCAGCAGTGGCAAGTAACACTACCTGAAGGCAAATATTTTGCTATGGGCGATCACCGTGATAACAGTCGTGATGCGCGTGCTTGGTATGAAGAAAACTCCCAAGCTTTTATTGATAGAGAAGCGATTATTGGTCGTGCCGCCGCTAAGTGGCTATTTATGACCTTTACCGATGAGCCTGTTCTTTTTGGTTGGCATTTACCAAAGGGCATAAGTTTTGGTAGAGTAGGAGCCATTGATTAA